CTGAAACAGCAGGAAACTGAATTGCCTAGTAGATCAACCGGGCACACAGTTACGCACCTCCAAACGTTAATTATCCATTGCCATGGTTTGTGTCGTTGCTGAATCATCAATTGATTTATCTTGCGTAGACAGATTACAGCAAACAGTATGTACAAGGTAAAACTATTAGCAACTATCGGCTTGCAAGGCAGGATTGGATATTCATAAAACAGAAGCAGAGTCGGACGGTGACTAGAAACAGAGTCCATTCAGGTAAAGCTATCGATCAGGCCTAATTGCACACCAGCAGACACGTGCGGTCAACTAACTTTCCACTGTTCCAAATCCGACAACAACTTACCATGGTCTCAGCAATGCGTATGGGTAGTCCCTCCTCTTTTTTCTAGGATTGGGACCAGCTATGCGAAATTAAGTATTACCTTAAAATTGGATGAGATCAAGCACCATGTCATGAACATGATAGCCATATACTATGCCTGTGTAACTTGACCGCCTGGATCATGCTTCTATTTATGAGCTGATTGAAGTATTCCTTTCCCTGCTAAAACAAGTTGGTTCCTGTTTTCTTCTCCATGAAACCTTCAGCTATCCATTTCCGTATCAAAGAATCTTTCTCAATCCCATAGTCTTCAGGATACACAATTAGATACAGTAAGCAGGTCCTTAGATAAGAAGGCAGATCATAGTAGCTAAGAGATAATATCCATTCAGTATCATCTACTTGTTGGTTACCCTTACCACGATAGAAACCAGGAAAGTTGCACACAACAACCCAATCTTCTCTTACCCACCAGCAAACTGGCCATTGTGATGATAGCTAATGGTACACCACCACATTTTTTCAGTATCTTTTCAGATTCCTCCGCAGGGTGATGAGTAGGATATTCACCATTAACACCGAACAACCTCGTTTTGAATAATTTCTCTGAGTGATCAGGGGAAAGTGTGCGTAGCTCATAAACCTCCTCCCTGGTGGCTACATCTCAATTGCGAGTAGTTGTGATTACTCTACTTCCAATGTCATTGTTAACCAAAGCTGATTTGATTATGTTCCAAGTTGTTATGTCCCATACATCGTCAATAACGATGAAGTACCTAGCAACATGATAGTACAGATCAATACCTAAAGTTGATAAACCGTTGAGCAtgtataaaagaaaagaagagtgaCAATGTATAGGATAAAATCTTAAAATGCTAGCGAAAATTTACTAATGTAATGTATTTTATTATCTGGAATCTACTCAATATTTATGATCTTGATGTAAATATTTTAGTTTATAAAGTAACATTATCTTTATAAACACAGGAGAGTTTTATCTACAATAGAGTCTCATTCCTTAAAGTTTAATTGTCTTAGTATAATTATAGATAGCATATCAGGGAGTAGCTTTAAATGTCTACAGCCAATAGATAGCATATCAAAGACTACATTGGAATTGTCGATGGCTACGTGTTAGTTAAGGAATAGCAACCGCATGGTGCTCACGTTGAAGCCTCCAATTTGTGAAAGTTGTGCTCAACTAAAAATTCATAAGGAAATAGAAACATTTTCATAACTCTACAATGTAAGCTTCCAATGGCAAACACACAAGCTTCCAATGGCATAGAAAAAGATGAAGCGGAGAAACTACTAATTTGATGTGATATGCTTGTCACCTAGCTAAGAGCATTAATATGAGTGGCTACTAATAAATGCATACCTCTTGTTTTGGAGGAATTTTCGGAGTTCTCCAATGAGCAGGGATTGGTCCTTTACATTGTGAATGTTCGTGTATTCGTTTTTGTTGAGAAGGTACAATATGTTGCTGAAGACTTGCGCCAGGTCAGGTGTCCGACCAATGGGAACAAAGGCTCTACAGTCATATTGCGATTGAAGCTCATCGTAAACCGCCTTGGCAAGAGTCGTCTTGCCCAGTCCCCCAACTCCAACCACAGAAACTATCTTCatcttcctgctgctgctgctgccagcaGAGACGTCAGAATCTCCATTGCCGTGAGACGCCGGCAGAAGCATGACTATGAGCTCCGCCCTCGCATTGTCGATGCCGATGAGCTGCGCCGCTTCTTCTTTGTGCATGTCCGCAAGGCGGGGATCCTGCTTCGTCGCCGGGGCAGGCAGAGCCACCGCAAGGTTACTAACTGGAGGGACAGGGCTAATTTCATTAAACGTCGAATACAGAACACTTGTGGACTAGTTTCATTAATCTGCTGCTATAGTATATCTTAGTGAACAGGGGGTGCAAAAGGGAGATATATGCAATAAACATTACAGTAACTGATGACTATGGACTCACCCAGCTAGCATGCATCAAGTTGACACAAGTGCAATCCAGTATCAATATATATGTGTAAGAACGGTAGCAAGGTGGTAGCAATAGTGTGTCACTGATACTAGATCTCTACGTACGGGCTCTAATAAGGAGCAATGAAAAACAGCAGCTGTGATGATTTTGATTACATAGCAGCTGTGTATCCTGCCAGCTAAGATTTAAATCACAAATAATAATTGAAGCATGGAAACGAGAAGTCAGAAAATTAAAAATAATGCGACTGAGGACAATTcattcaaaagaaagaaagaaatctaGATCGAGGCCACTAAGCAAGAATTATAGATCATAAGATAAGGGGAGCCAAATTAAAGACACGCACCTTGCTGGTTCAGCTCTTCGATTGTGCTTGAGGAAAGAATGAAGGATTGATGGGTGGTTGAGTTCAAGATGAAGCGCAGCTGGTCAGTGAATGAGCCAAGCACTACTGCAGCTTGTCCATGTGGTAGCTGCTGGTGAAACAATGCGTTATTAGCTCGCGTTGTTTAGGTCTAGAGAGGAGCAGCAAACTCCACAGCTTATAATTTTAATTTCTCATTGTTTATTGCGGCCGGTCTTTCGGGACACGTACAGTCGTCGTAGATCTCGAGTGGCGTCACGTGCTTTGTAGAGACAGTCTCTGCACACCATCGTAGGTCTCGAGCGTCCTCACGTGCAATCGTACCAGGCATTTTTTACCGGAACACTAAGCACATGTTCCCATGCACCGTCTCTCCATCACGAGCAGAAACTTGGTCGCAGATAGGGTATTGGATAGGGTCTGCATGCAGGAGCATGGACTTGTCTTGCTCCCCACCAGCATGGCTGATTGATCTCGCCGGAGCAGCATGGACACCTCTTCTCCTGCCATGTCCGTGATGAGCTTCTTCACGTACTTTATGCCTTGCCTAAATAAAAGTCTCTTTGCTTTGTTTTGCTTTGCTTCTCTTTTGGATTGGGCCTACCTGAAGAGAGACGCCTTTGCTTCAGTTTGAGTGCAAGGCAAAGGTTGTGACGGAAGTCGTTGTTGGGCGGGCCGGCAGGACGCAATAAGAAGCCCAAAGATTTCTGACAAGATAAATGTGTTGTTATCTCATAGGAGCATAAATGGGATGTGAATTTGCTAACCACGTTTACCAACCTATCTAATATTTTTCAGTTTGTGCATCCGTTTGCACGTTTTGCAAATTGTTGTATTGTGGATGCAAATTACTCTATAATACCACATGGGAACTAGTATCCCTTCTTAGTTGCTATGTCATAGGAGCATAAATGTGTTGTAAACTAGAATGGTTCTTTTGAGTCACGTAGTATATATACTGGCACATTAACCTTGGGCAGGAAATAAAGTTTACTGCAATACCACTAGCTTGAGAAGAAAAACATTTGACCATTTACTAGATGCCATGTTGGTTTCGTTCATTCTGAAGACGGGAAATTCCATGCAACTGTATTATGCTCAGTGAAGGTAAATCTTGTAAGAAGGTCCAAAATTGGTGCTGCGAATTTTTACAATATTTACAGGTCGCTGTCACGTAAGCCCGTCTAGCTCAGTTGGTAGAGCGCAAGGCTCTTAACCTTGTGGTCGTGGGTTCGAGCCCCACGGTGGGCGTTTATCatttttcgttttccttttgtttcgcCCTTCTCATTCTCATCTCTagtatctgtttttttttttttttttggctaccATCTGCATCATCAATCagacattttctttttccttgttaGGACTTGATGACAGTCCATTTTTTCCCCCTACATCATCGTCAAAAGCAAACTCCAATATTGTCACTAACAATAGCCATTTTCCTATGGATAACTATGTTTATTTTCGTCCAAATTAAAGTTTGTCGACGATCGAATCGAATTTGAAAAGCATAATGCCATTTTGTTCCTGTGAAGGTTTCGATGATACATACGAGATCGGTAGCAGGCATGGAGCAGATAACATTTTTAACTGACAGTTGACAGCAATATGTTTCTGTTTGAAATTCAGGCATGAGCATGCCAAGCTAGTAGCTACCTCTTGGGCGAGCACTGTGTAAAGAATAACGAGCAACAACAGTGTTCTAAATTCCAAAATAATAAGGTCAATAGCTACAAAGAAATCTGGTGTTATCCGATTCAAGAGTCGATGAACACATTGTTTTAGGTTCCTTGAACAATGAAGTAACAAGGATGATGGTGACAGAGCCTTTGTTAACGTGAAGCGATAACATTTCTCATCTAGATTATATGATGGTGTTTTATTGTTGTCTCAGTCAAagcacatcggatgttcggatactaattaggagaactaaacataagctaattataaaactaattgcagaaccctgtattaattcgcgagatgaatctattaagcctaattaatccatcattagcaaatggttactgtagcaccacattgtcaaatcatggactaattaggcttaatagattcgtctcgcgaattacactccatctatgtaattagttttgtaattagcctatatttaatactcctaattagcattcaaacatccgatgtgacgggtgttaaattttaacacccagagccaaacaggccctaatatTAAGGAAGTACTTGTTCTTGCAATAATAACTAACCTACACAGATATTTCTAAAGCCATCAAGTGCCTAGCAGCTTGTTCTTCTAACAAGTGTGTCCTGGACCAACAAGTATTGAGTATCTCTGAAAGCAACCTGTGCTTTGAATTGGAAAGGAAAAATTCGACAAGGAACGAACAAAGGAGAGGCACATTTCTTGCCGGCTATGAGAATTATTGGGTCTTTTTTGCATCCCTGTGAATTGATGAACGTGCTGGTGTGTGCCAATGATGTCCATGAGATGGGAATACAAAGTCAAGCACGCCTTGTTACCTTATTGTGTGGCTCTGTCTGCAGAAAGCAACCGGGTGCATTTTCTTCCGATACGGTGGTTACTTTCAAATTGGAAGACAGagacgcagctctcctgcgtattctagaaaaaagaagatagagacGTACACACACAAGGCAATAATTCAGGGAATTTTTCCATCCATCCACTTGCTATAAAAGGCGGTGTTGGGGTTGGGTCTCTTCAGTTCAGTGTGCTCAAGCAATCTCAAAGAACTTGTCTTCTCCATCCACACCGGTTTTCGGCTTCTTGACTTGAAGATGTCTTGCAGCTGCGGATCAAGCTGCAACTGCGGCTCTAGATGCAAGTGCGGGTACGTTGCTGATGCTTCTTGCAAATACTTTGTTGATGCTTGTTGCAAATAGTTCTAAGGTTCCATGATCTCCTTTAATTTCTTTGACGGAAATTAAATCATTCCATGATTATGCTCAAGCGTCGTCGACTGAAGAATAATCGATCTGTTCGTAGTAGTTCCTTGTTTACAGCTGCTAAGATTTGGCGTTTTGACTACTTGTTGCAGCAAGATGTACCCTGACCTGGAGGAGAAGAGCGGCGCCGCCCAGGCCACCGTCGTCCTCGGCGTggccccggagaagaaggccggccagttcgaggcggcggcggagtccgGCGAGACCGCCCACGGCTGCAGCTGCGGCGACAACTGCAAGTGCAACCCCTGTAACTGCTGATGATTGCCTTCTTCCTTGGAGTTGGATGATGCATGCTGCTACTACTCTGCTTGTCTTGTGTGTGATGACTGATTGAACAACAATAAGGATGAGCCAAGTTCATGTGTGTATCGGTTTGGCTCCATCTCCAGCATGCATGTGTGTGTTTTGCTACTATACCTTGTGCTCATgtatgtgtgtatgtgtgtgtgttgaTCGTTACAAATGAAATCATGTATGCATCTCTGTATGTGCTCATGTGTCTTTGTAATGGTCAGTCCAGAGTGATGAATACATAAAAACTGGTTTGCTTTTATGTGGTTTGCGCTGCACgttatttttcttcttaatacaaagatacgcagctctcctgcgtgtacCGCCACTAAGCAAACCAAGCATTCGAAAACAGCCAGTCCACAAATTGGAGTCACCCGCCAGAagaaaaccaaacaaaagaacCGAGGTGACTAGGGGCCAACGGACTGGCTTCACAGGTTGCCAAAGAATTCAGCCACCTACCAACGGTGCCCTCCAGGGGAAGGAATGGAAGCCTCAGAGGAGGAGCAGAGGCCACCGAAAATTAGTGACCAAAAACAATCAAGCAGAGAGGAGGAATTCGAGCCGGCCAGCGCAGGGGGGCAAGAGCCGACAACCGTGGGAGGAGAGGCACGCCCAGGGGTAGGAGGAGGCGCGACCGGAGAGGTGAagaagccgccgccggggaAGATCGAAGAAGGGCCGGCCACCGCAATATCCTGCTCTGGTCTGGTCTGCCGCGCATGCATGCTTAATGTGCTCGATCAGTTGTCGGATATGCAACGAGCAGAGATGCATCAGTTGGTGAcaggaacttttttttttaaatacgtaggagagctgcgtattATTATATCAAGAAGGATTAAACAAATATTACAAGGCGGGCCTATGCGCACGCACATCTACCTTCGTGCATCTCAATTCGGAGTTGGTGACAGGAATCATCAATTCGTGCATCATACCGTCTTGTGGTAGTAGTAGGATCCAATTAAACACAGACGAAAgggatatgcatgcatgcagatcaGAAAACGGATGCTTGCAAATTGATGCATGCTGATGCGATTGAGCTGATTGAGCAAATTGATACCTTCTTGTGATTGACCATGACTAGATTTTTTTAGatcaaggggaaaaaaaacactaTGGTATGGTCTAACCATCTACAGTTCTCAACTGCTAACCCATCTACGCTGCTGTTCCAGCGACATCATCACCGTCATCATCGCAAGCTACCTATGCTAACGTCCTATGTATGACTGCATCTCCACACCTTTTTCCACCCAAGAAACCGCAAATCGCAGCAAGAATCTGACCACTGGACAGGCATCGCTTCGCTGCATCTCATCCCCAAGAAAAGAAACCACCATGTTCTCTAATTCGACATCGGAACATCAGATCCTTAATTCGACACTGTAATGGCAAAACATATGTCAGACTTATTAAACTGATTAATGTAAAAACAAATACAGCAACATGGGAATACAGCAAATACTCAAAGTAAATAAACTGATTGATGTAGAAACAAATAGATTCAGAATTCAAGGGGGGGAAAAAAGACACCAAGTACCTGCTGTCGCTGTACATCACCTAGAGAGTGGAGATGAAGAGGTTGCTTCTGTCTACAAACTCAACTTCACAGGTTGCCTTGTTGTGGCCTGTTTGCTTGCACCTGCTGCATAGCCTTACAAGAGTGCTTGTCTTGTTGGGGTTAGACCGCTTCCTTCTTGGTTTATCCGATGCGCGTTGCTTGGGAGGCGGGATTTCATTCGCCCCAGCACTAAAATCAAAGCTATCCATGTCAGGTATCGGGAAGATTGTACCTGAGTAAGTTTCCCGGTACCTTTTCACTGTCAAAAACTCTGAGCAGTAGTCATAGAAAGAGCACCCAAGCCTGTTGCACACAGCAACGGCGTGCATGCAGGGGAGGCCGGACTGCTGCCACCTTCGGCACGTGCACTCACGAGCCGCAAGGTTAACGACATAAATCGCATTGCCCCTCACTTCGAACAGAGTCTCAGAGGAGCACAGCACAGTCATCTTGCCGGCCTTCAACATCTCATCCTGCACTTTGTATTCCATCGTGGGTGTTAAAGGCCCCTCCCACGCGTTGCAAGCTTCACGCCTTGATTCTATTACTTCCATGATTTTCATTCCCAATGAGTCTGTCATCAGCACTATGGAACTCTCCTTCTTCGTTGGTATCCAGTTATTGAAGGCATCAACAATGTTCAGGGAGAAATGATCATACCGGCGGCCTGTGAAAAAGGCATCCGACCAATGTTCTGGCTGCCTTGCAATGATCCATTCAGCAGCTTCACTGGATATATGCCTTATGTTTTCGATGGACACATTAAAATCCTCGATGCTACAAGCTTGGGCCGCACGAGTAAAATCCTCAACCATCCCCTCCCTTATTTGTTGCGACCACGGTCCTTTCCTCAGCTCTCCTTTGAATTCCTCCATGATATGATGCAAACAGAAGGCATGTTGGCTATCCTCAAACACTTGAGAGACAGCAGCATCTAGACCCTTTTGTCCACTGGACAAGAATGTCATGTCGGTGCAAGGGTAGTTGTGTATTTGGAGAGCCATTTTCAGCTGCATTAAGAACCAACCCCAGCTATCATAATTTTCATCTTCAACCACATTAAATGCCACCGGAAATACACCATCATCGGCATCAACTGCAGCAGCCACAAGCAACTTGTACTCGTTTGTCGCTTTCAGTGGGACCTTGTCCAGAAATATGAGAGGTCTGCATCCATTTACAAAGCCATGCAAACAAGCATGGAATGCAACAAAAAAGCGACGGAATTTCGTATCCACCACTGGAGACAGCACACTTATACTACCTGGGTTGGTCTCTTCAAGCCTCTGACAATACCAGGGTAAATGACTGTGAGTCTCCCTGATAGCATGATACAGCTCTTTCTGTGC
This genomic window from Setaria viridis chromosome 8, Setaria_viridis_v4.0, whole genome shotgun sequence contains:
- the LOC117833302 gene encoding uncharacterized protein; the protein is MVDGGIVVAICQYGGEFTSGPNGNLIYKGGEAHAVDVTRDFSLESFKDEVSKVFHVDVTDMSLKYFLPNNNKTLITISCDLDLQRMVDFTISAAQVDVFLISREENRSIVTHSGPTPGSIASGDKRKRPASKNKVIRSNNKTTNSPGNAVQASANNVGQPISVFTENEDNRIFQLEFGNDIAITTTVGGASFTPDILDQQNLALVDNMPREAVSMFDGAVIPYDGSEIMEEPPQGLDNPILLWDDIIKGVGQEFDNVKDFRAQLCKYAIVKGFVYRFIKNETTRVTVKCAAEGGCTWRLHASESSRNKKFVIKKMTDEHTCGGGSGEGQRRATRQWLTTIIKEKLHENPTFKPKDLVKELYEQYGVTLTYSQVWRGKEVAQKELYHAIRETHSHLPWYCQRLEETNPGSISVLSPVVDTKFRRFFVAFHACLHGFVNGCRPLIFLDKVPLKATNEYKLLVAAAVDADDGVFPVAFNVVEDENYDSWGWFLMQLKMALQIHNYPCTDMTFLSSGQKGLDAAVSQVFEDSQHAFCLHHIMEEFKGELRKGPWSQQIREGMVEDFTRAAQACSIEDFNVSIENIRHISSEAAEWIIARQPEHWSDAFFTGRRYDHFSLNIVDAFNNWIPTKKESSIVLMTDSLGMKIMEVIESRREACNAWEGPLTPTMEYKVQDEMLKAGKMTVLCSSETLFEVRGNAIYVVNLAARECTCRRWQQSGLPCMHAVAVCNRLGCSFYDYCSEFLTVKRYRETYSGTIFPIPDMDSFDFSAGANEIPPPKQRASDKPRRKRSNPNKTSTLVRLCSRCKQTGHNKATCEVEFVDRSNLFISTL
- the LOC117833303 gene encoding metallothionein-like protein 1A — protein: MSCSCGSSCNCGSRCKCGKMYPDLEEKSGAAQATVVLGVAPEKKAGQFEAAAESGETAHGCSCGDNCKCNPCNC
- the LOC117833694 gene encoding toMV resistance protein Tm-2(2), which encodes MHKEEAAQLIGIDNARAELIVMLLPASHGNGDSDVSAGSSSSRKMKIVSVVGVGGLGKTTLAKAVYDELQSQYDCRAFVPIGRTPDLAQVFSNILYLLNKNEYTNIHNVKDQSLLIGELRKFLQNKRYFIVIDDVWDITTWNIIKSALVNNDIGSRVITTTRN